From Acidimicrobiales bacterium, a single genomic window includes:
- a CDS encoding peptidoglycan recognition family protein, producing MPRDVGMADRLRAAGLKVVEVDGWRTRGSDSFFPKGVVVHHTAGAATGNMPSLGILIRGRSDVPGPLCNVGIGRDNTVYVIAAGRANHAGRGGWRGLMYNSSVHGIEVENVGTSREPWRPDQIETAAKVAAVLLDGHGPADNVCEHKEWTSRKVDRHSISGADTRRRVAGYLSGATPFVPGSITALTPDYPEDDMKLYEVIPPSTSGAADHKGDGWILLPFKRVHVVTVDAIPQFPVGDADVTVPDAAPMFGDNGYPLLAIDDADAGGRYGWFVWAVAPPEPWPGWVVKAA from the coding sequence ATGCCTCGTGACGTCGGGATGGCCGACCGCCTGCGTGCGGCGGGGCTCAAGGTCGTCGAGGTCGACGGCTGGCGCACGAGAGGCTCGGACAGCTTCTTCCCCAAGGGCGTCGTGGTACACCACACGGCCGGTGCGGCCACGGGCAACATGCCCTCGCTGGGCATCCTCATCCGGGGCCGCTCCGACGTGCCCGGCCCCCTCTGCAACGTCGGCATCGGCCGTGACAACACCGTCTACGTCATCGCCGCGGGCCGGGCCAACCACGCGGGCCGGGGCGGCTGGCGTGGCCTGATGTACAACTCCTCGGTTCACGGCATCGAGGTCGAGAACGTCGGCACGTCCCGCGAGCCGTGGCGCCCTGACCAGATCGAGACGGCGGCGAAGGTAGCGGCTGTCCTGCTCGACGGCCATGGTCCGGCCGACAACGTGTGCGAGCACAAGGAGTGGACGAGCCGCAAGGTCGACCGCCACTCGATCAGCGGCGCCGACACCCGCCGTCGCGTGGCCGGCTACCTGAGCGGCGCCACTCCGTTCGTGCCCGGCTCCATCACCGCGCTGACCCCCGACTACCCGGAGGACGACATGAAGCTCTACGAAGTGATCCCGCCGAGCACGAGCGGGGCGGCCGACCACAAGGGCGACGGGTGGATACTGCTGCCCTTCAAGCGGGTTCACGTCGTCACGGTGGACGCCATCCCGCAGTTCCCGGTGGGCGACGCCGACGTGACAGTGCCCGACGCCGCCCCGATGTTCGGCGACAACGGCTACCCGCTGCTCGCCATCGACGACGCCGACGCCGGCGGCCGGTACGGCTGGTTCGTGTGGGCCGTGGCACCCCCCGAGCCGTGGCCCGGCTGGGTCGTCAAGGCCGCCTGA
- a CDS encoding tail fiber protein — protein sequence MTAIETHLLAAFETTLTGNVGPNDIVFPVVTTGGGTSPMYLVFEPTNDARREIVLCDGAFDAATFRSTSLAKRYLTGSAAGSGLTHASGTVVRCCPVPQHFEDIYDLITAADLRGLVDAKGDLLVGTAADTVGRLPAPADDSVLMADSSLPSGWKGAPLAVVDTVADVAATESAGVTDTLARGDHVHRGIPTTLVDAKGDLLVGTAADTVGRLPAPADDSVLMADSTAATGWKAAAPADASTIADVTTGAESAGVTDTLARGDHVHHVDPATVGMTGEMRMWPGAAAPAGWHFCDGSQRSDGAPGQAGAALYAVIGTTYGGTGPADFLLPNLKGRFPVMPDAAQAEFNVLGETGGAKAVALTTAQLPSHTHVQDPHDHNLTDPGHTHDVFLAESGNFVDGATNAVPSNTNGGTTDSGSSVTGINIVPATATNQPTGSGETHNNLPPYLAVNFIIKL from the coding sequence GTGACCGCCATCGAGACGCACCTGCTCGCCGCCTTCGAGACGACCCTGACGGGCAACGTCGGTCCGAACGACATCGTGTTCCCCGTCGTGACCACGGGCGGTGGCACATCGCCCATGTACCTCGTGTTCGAGCCGACCAACGACGCCCGACGTGAGATCGTCCTGTGCGACGGCGCGTTCGACGCTGCGACCTTCCGGTCGACGTCGCTGGCCAAGCGCTACCTGACGGGCTCGGCCGCAGGCTCGGGCCTCACGCACGCCTCGGGGACCGTCGTGCGCTGTTGCCCGGTCCCGCAGCACTTCGAGGACATCTACGACCTCATCACAGCGGCCGACCTACGGGGCCTGGTCGACGCCAAGGGCGACCTCCTGGTCGGCACGGCCGCCGACACCGTGGGCCGCCTGCCCGCCCCGGCCGACGACTCTGTGCTCATGGCCGACTCGTCTCTGCCCTCGGGCTGGAAGGGCGCCCCGCTGGCCGTCGTCGACACAGTGGCCGACGTCGCCGCCACCGAAAGCGCCGGCGTGACCGACACCCTCGCCCGCGGCGACCACGTTCACCGGGGCATCCCGACCACGCTGGTCGACGCCAAGGGCGACCTCCTGGTCGGCACGGCCGCCGACACCGTGGGCCGCCTGCCCGCCCCGGCCGACGACTCTGTGCTCATGGCCGACTCCACAGCCGCTACCGGGTGGAAGGCGGCTGCGCCGGCGGACGCCTCGACAATCGCGGATGTCACCACTGGCGCCGAGTCCGCCGGCGTGACCGACACCCTCGCCCGCGGCGACCACGTTCACCACGTCGACCCTGCGACAGTCGGCATGACCGGCGAGATGCGGATGTGGCCGGGTGCCGCTGCTCCCGCGGGCTGGCACTTCTGCGACGGCAGCCAGCGCTCCGACGGCGCTCCCGGGCAGGCCGGCGCCGCGCTGTACGCAGTCATCGGCACGACCTACGGCGGGACCGGCCCGGCCGACTTCCTCCTGCCGAACCTCAAGGGCCGCTTCCCGGTCATGCCCGACGCTGCGCAGGCCGAGTTCAACGTGCTGGGTGAAACGGGGGGCGCTAAGGCGGTCGCGCTGACCACGGCGCAACTGCCCAGTCACACCCACGTGCAGGACCCGCACGACCACAACCTCACAGACCCGGGCCACACACACGACGTGTTCCTCGCGGAGAGCGGCAACTTCGTGGACGGGGCCACGAACGCCGTGCCCAGCAACACCAACGGCGGGACAACCGACAGCGGCTCGTCGGTCACCGGCATCAACATCGTCCCCGCTACGGCGACCAACCAGCCCACGGGCAGTGGCGAGACGCACAACAACCTCCCGCCCTACTTGGCCGTCAACTTCATCATCAAGCTCTAG